A single genomic interval of Zingiber officinale cultivar Zhangliang chromosome 4A, Zo_v1.1, whole genome shotgun sequence harbors:
- the LOC121970419 gene encoding E3 ubiquitin-protein ligase RHF2A-like → MEEGAKMEKDMSSAAAFVEGGIQDACDDACSICLEEFCQRDPSTVSDCKHEFHLQCILEWCQRSSQCPMCWQSISLKDPASQELLDAVVRERNIRLNQTRRTTIFHHSTFGDFELQHLPGSGSDAEFEERLMQHLAAAATMGRLHHISRRGGHRGSSGSHRQPQFLIFSPHPNASYVGYQSSSSEREENEPTVSTEETHTTPTQTEQNDAIASEISPNHSRPSTAVSQSVPVLQDRPGPSDFQSFSESLRSRLSAVSMRYKESITKSTRGWKERLFSRNSSVANLTSEFRRKPNTQIDTGTHMVDHLETMDNNPSAFTLHDVVVNSAAISNNEGVTGNHVASLPTDSTSSAPCHPASNAN, encoded by the exons atggAGGAGGGCGCAAAGATGGAGAAGGATATGTCGTCAGCTGCGGCTTTTGTGGAAGGGGGCATCCAAGATGCTTGCGACGATGCCTGCAGCATATGTCTTGAGGAATTCTGCCAAAGAGATCCTTCAACA GTTTCTGATTGCAAGCACGAGTTCCATCTCCAGTGCATTCTTGAGTG GTGCCAGAGAAGTTCTCAGTGCCCCATGTGTTGGCAGTCCATCTCTTTGAAGGATCCTGCAAG CCAGGAATTGCTTGACGCTGTAGTAAGGGAGAGGAACATTAGGCTAAACCAAACAAGAAGAACCACTATCTTCCATCATTCAACTTTTGGAGATTTTGAATTGCAGCAT CTACCAGGAAGTGGAAGTGATGCTGAATTTGAAGAGCGCTTAATGCAGCACTTAGCTGCTGCTGCAACAATGGGAAGGCTACACCATATTTCCCGGAGAGGAGGGCATCGTGGTAGCTCAGGATCTCATCGCCAACCACAGTTTCTTATCTTTTCTCCACATCCAAATGCATCCTATGTTGGCTATCAATCTTCCTCTTCTGAACGAGAAGAAAATGAGCCAACTGTGTCAACAGAAGAAACCCACACAACTCCAACTCAAACCGAGCAGAATGATGCAATAGCATCAGAAATCAGCCCCAATCATAGTAGGCCCAGTACCGCTGTCAG CCAATCAGTTCCAGTCCTTCAAGACAGACCTGGACCATCAGATTTTCAATCTTTCTCCGAATCCTTACGATCTCGTCTAAGTGCTGTCTCAATGAG GTACAAAGAGTCTATCACCAAGAGTACTCGAGGATGGAAAGAGAGGCTTTTCTCTCGTAATAGTTCCGTGGCTAATCTTACTTCTGAATTTAGGAGAAAgccaaatactcaaattgacaCAGGCACACACATGGTAGATCACCTAGAGACAATGGATAACAATCCTAGTGCTTTTACTTTACATGATGTTGTAGTCAACTCAGCTGCAATATCCAATAATGAAGGGGTCACTGGGAATCATGTGGCCAGTCTTCCAACTGATAGCACTTCGTCAGCTCCTTGTCATCCAGCCTCCAATGCAAACTGA
- the LOC121970418 gene encoding uncharacterized protein LOC121970418: MKKRPSLKYMMESSLKTEVQQLEKCLKDQFAVRRALEKALRRNSSSIDESSISYIPKPTKELIMDIAMLELEVVHLERYLLSLYRRAFEEQAPNVPILAVEDEIGQPLVPQSAPFTEVASHDLSFRVAASAAQSGDIKPLRNSSNYLPSEACSVRGQEKNSCRIRRSHSSIVQHTVCSAKGIPCAKNLPLSFFDHEQIINSGVTSLAEHLGTTIAHHIPETPNRLSEDMVRLMCAIYCKLKDHHGRRGISSSPTSSFSSSSSFSPRYTGESRSPCHKRDAMIDAWFGNSRCSERWKELSGPYNMMVEVFSFCKASRKCNDIEEMLQKYKLLVQRIETVDLRRMSNEEKIAFWINIHNSMMMHLYLEHGVPGSNMKKASLVTKNMYSVGGRMVNADIIQCFLLGCRMHPPEQWLRTLLSSRVKIKDSDEWKAYAIESPEPLIRFALCSGSHSDPAVRVYNSKRLFQLLQAAKVEYIHATVTIGKGRKLLVPKILEYFCRDSNLSTRELVEMIKCHFPENLRFMVNACQGSSSQKFIEWVPHNSTFRYLLPRDLGNLKSH; this comes from the exons ATGAAGAAAAGGCCATCACTCAAGTATATGATGGAAAGCTCTTTAAAGACAGAG GTTCAACAACTTGAAAAATGCCTTAAGGACCAGTTTGCGGTTCGCCGGGCACTTGAAAAGGCGCTGCGACGCAACAGTTCTTCTATCGATGAATCGTCTATTAGTTACATCCCAAAA CCAACCAAGGAACTAATAATGGATATTGCAATGTTAGAGTTAGAGGTTGTGCATTTGGAACGATATCTTCTATCCCTCTACCGGAGAGCATTTGAGGAGCAAGCACCTAATGTACCAATCCTTGCTGTAGAAGATGAAATTGGGCAACCACTAGTTCCACAATCAGCACCATTTACAGAAGTCGCTTCGCATGATCTCTCTTTTAGAGTAGCAGCATCAGCAGCCCAATCTGGTGACATTAAACCACTGCGAAATTCTTCAAACTATTTACCAAGCGAAGCTTGTAGTGTTCGAGGTCAAGAGAAGAACAGTTGCAGAATTCGCCGCAGCCATTCGTCGATAGTGCAACATACAGTTTGTTCAGCTAAAGGGATACCTTGTGCTAAAAATCTACCACTGTCTTTCTTTGAT CACGAACAGATCATTAATTCAGGGGTGACGAGCCTTGCAGAACATCTTGGAACTACAATTGCTCATCACATTCCTGAGACACCAAACAGACTGTCAGAAGACATGGTTAGGTTAATGTGTGCCATATACTGTAAACTTAAGGACCATCATGGCCGTCGCGGTATCTCATCTTCACCCACTTCATCCTTCTCATCAAGTTCATCTTTCTCCCCCCGTTATACTGGAGAATCGAGGAGCCCTTGTCACAAGAGGGATGCAATGATTGATGCATGGTTTGGCAATTCTAGATGCTCGGAAAGATGGAAGGAGTTAAGTGGGCCGTACAACATGATGGTAGAAGTGTTTTCCTTTTGCAAGGCCAGTCGAAAGTGTAATGATATTGAAGAAATGCtacagaaatataa ATTGCTGGTCCAGAGAATAGAAACAGTTGATCTAAGACGTATGAGCAATGAGGAAAAGATTGCATTCTGGATCAATATCCACAACTCAATGATGATGCAT TTGTATCTAGAGCATGGGGTTCCAGGAAGTAACATGAAAAAGGCTTCATTGGTCACCAAG AATATGTATAGTGTTGGTGGTCGAATGGTAAACGCGGATATTATACAATGTTTCCTACTTGGATGTCGTATGCATCCTCCTGAGCAG TGGCTGAGGACATTACTCTCCTCAAGGGTAAAGATCAAAGACAGTGATGAATGGAAAGCCTATGCCATTGAAAGTCCTGAACCTCTAATTCGTTTCGCACTATGCTCAGGAAGCCATTCAGATCCCGCG GTTCGAGTGTACAATTCCAAGAGATTGTTCCAACTGCTGCAGGCTGCAAAGGTGGAGTACATCCATGCAACAGTGACAATTGGGAAAGGGCGCAAGCTCCTTGTGCCGAAGATCTTGGAATACTTCTGTAGGGACTCCAACTTATCCACTCGAGAATTAGTGGAGATGATCAAGTGCCATTTTCCTGAAAACTTAAGGTTTATGGTCAACGCGTGCCAAGGAAGCAGTTCTCAGAAGTTCATCGAGTGGGTACCTCACAACTCCACTTTCCGATACTTGTTGCCCAGGGACCTTGGAAATCTCAAGTCTCATTAA